DNA sequence from the Carnobacterium funditum DSM 5970 genome:
GAGAGCATCGTTATAGCCAATTAACTTTGAAATTTCTTTGATAGTAATGCCTGTTTGGGTAGCTAGCAAAAGTTTAGCTTGCTCTAGTCTAATTTTAATCAAATAATTAATCGGCGAATCGCCTGTTTCTTCCTTAAAAATTCGGGACAGATTGGTTGGGCTGAGATAATAGTTGCGCGCAAGATCGTTTAGCGTAATATCTTCTATATAATGAGCTTCAAGATAGTGAATGATGTCATTGGCCGTTTGTTGTTTCTTTTGCTCTTCAGCTGTTAAAGTAACGCGAGTATGTTTGTTTGTCAGTGCATATTTATCTCTTAAAAGGAAAACAATTAATTGTGTAACAAGGGATTTTAACATGAGTTCAAGGCCTGGTTCATTAGCTGAACGTTCAGCTATAATTTTGCGACAAATAGCAAAAAATTCTGTGTGGTGTTGTTCCATTAAATGAATAACAGGAGAATCTACTGGAAAAAAATCTTTTGGAAAACAATCCAACACGACATTTCGAAATCCAATATGAAGCTGAGTGTTTTTCATAGCAGCATCAGAATGTTCGTGGTGATCGAGGCCTGGATTAAACAAAAGGATAGTTCCCTTTTCTAAACGAACGGTATGGTCGTTAATCGTGTACAATGATTCGCCATCAATAATAATTGAAAGTTCTAAAAAATCATGATGATGATTCCTTCCAGAGGAAGGACCAGCAGTGGTTACATCAAAAACATATAAAATCTCAGGATTAAATGTCTTGGCATTCACATTAAACATCCACTCACCTCCAAGAAAAAAGTATACTCGTATTCAGTTACCTAAAAGTATAAAGTATCTCATTAAATAGCGCAATCATTCAGCCAATGAAGTAAGATGATCATGGATTGTTATTTACTCCATCTCTTTTAAGAAAATACACCATTCTTTTAGCTTGAAATGTTCGTTATCCTTAAAGTACTTAGTAAATCAAAGGAGGTTAAACATATGGGAAGTATAAGATGGGTTTGGAAATACATTCGTGCCTATTGGTTTAAATTATCAATAGGCATTAGCTTAATTATTATAGTGGCTTTGTTAAATATTGTCTCACCGTTAATTGGTGGAATGATTGTTGATAACGTTATTATAAGCGGGGAATCAGAAATGTTGGTTCCATTACTAATTGTGATGATTGTGGCCTCCCTTTTTCGTACGATTCTCCGCTATGTCTACCAAATTATGTTTGAACAGATAGGGCAAAATACGTTATTCAATATTCGTGAAGAAATGTATCGTAAACTACAAGAACTTGATTTTAGTTTTTTTAACACTACTCGAGTGGGTGACATAATGGCTAGAATGACAGGTGATACGAATGCGATTCGGCACGCGGTTTCATGGCTGTTCTATAACGTTTTAGACAATTTTTTGTTACTCGTTTCAGCTATTGTAGTGATGGGGATTATTGAATGGCGGTTAATGCTGGCGTTGGTTTTTATTACACCATTTATTGGGCTATTAACCATTGCCCTATCTCGTAAGGCTAATCCTGTTTTTTATCAAATTCGTGAGAGCTTTTCTAGGTTGAACTCAATGGTAGAAGAAAATGTTAGTGGAAATAAAGTAGTGAAAGCCTTCGCAAGAGAAGACTATGAAATTGAAAAATTCAACAAATTTAATGAAGACTATAAAAAGAGGAATTTAGAATCAGCAGCTGTGACAAAAACGTACTTGCCAGTATTGGAAACTTTGGCGTCTTTTTTATCTGTGATTACAATTGGACTAGGAGGACTATTAGTCATTGATGGCAGTATGACTTTAGGGAATCTAGTTGCATTTAATGGGTTTATTTGGATGTTAACGATTCCTATGCGTAATGTAGGGTGGTATGTGAATGACTTACAGCATTTTATCACAGCAACGTATAAAATTAGAGAATTACTAGCGGCTAAACCGAAGATTCCACTTGAAAAAAGACAGACAACTCCAACCATTAGAGGAGTTGTTGAATTTCAGGATGTTTCATTTCATTTTGCAGATGATCCGGATACAGAGGTGTTAAGTCATATTTCATTGAAAGCCTCACCTGGCCAAACCATTGGTATTTTAGGAGAGACTGGTTCAGGCAAATCAACATTAGTAAATTTAATTTCACGATTTTTTGATCCGACTGAAGGGCGTATACTCATTGATGGACAAGATGCAAGAAAAATCAATGTACGTGAATTGAGAAAGCATATTGCCATCGTGATGCAAGATGTATTTTTATTCTCAGAAACAATAAAAGAAAATATCGCATTTGGAACACCAGAAGCTGAGCTAGAAAGAATCAAACTAATGGCTCGTGTTGCCGATGCCAGTCCATTCATCGAGCAAATGCCAGACCAATACAACACCTTTTTGGGAGAACGTGGAAGTGGGTTGTCAGGTGGACAGCGTCAACGAATTTCATTAGCAAGAGGATTGATGAAAGATCCTTCGATACTGATTTTAGATGACACCACTTC
Encoded proteins:
- a CDS encoding helix-turn-helix transcriptional regulator produces the protein MFNVNAKTFNPEILYVFDVTTAGPSSGRNHHHDFLELSIIIDGESLYTINDHTVRLEKGTILLFNPGLDHHEHSDAAMKNTQLHIGFRNVVLDCFPKDFFPVDSPVIHLMEQHHTEFFAICRKIIAERSANEPGLELMLKSLVTQLIVFLLRDKYALTNKHTRVTLTAEEQKKQQTANDIIHYLEAHYIEDITLNDLARNYYLSPTNLSRIFKEETGDSPINYLIKIRLEQAKLLLATQTGITIKEISKLIGYNDALYFSKLFKKHYGQSPSAFLKKAIVK
- a CDS encoding ABC transporter ATP-binding protein, with product MGSIRWVWKYIRAYWFKLSIGISLIIIVALLNIVSPLIGGMIVDNVIISGESEMLVPLLIVMIVASLFRTILRYVYQIMFEQIGQNTLFNIREEMYRKLQELDFSFFNTTRVGDIMARMTGDTNAIRHAVSWLFYNVLDNFLLLVSAIVVMGIIEWRLMLALVFITPFIGLLTIALSRKANPVFYQIRESFSRLNSMVEENVSGNKVVKAFAREDYEIEKFNKFNEDYKKRNLESAAVTKTYLPVLETLASFLSVITIGLGGLLVIDGSMTLGNLVAFNGFIWMLTIPMRNVGWYVNDLQHFITATYKIRELLAAKPKIPLEKRQTTPTIRGVVEFQDVSFHFADDPDTEVLSHISLKASPGQTIGILGETGSGKSTLVNLISRFFDPTEGRILIDGQDARKINVRELRKHIAIVMQDVFLFSETIKENIAFGTPEAELERIKLMARVADASPFIEQMPDQYNTFLGERGSGLSGGQRQRISLARGLMKDPSILILDDTTSAVDMETEVKIQQELQTVSQKKTTFIIANRISSVKSADEILILSKGEIIERGTHVSLLELKGAYYKIYLKQLGKSDDDEGVSDNGPE